AAATCAAAAATTTTGCTGAAAATAGTAAAAAAGCCTCACAATTCGTAAGGCTTAATAATAAGTTTATAATTTGTTAGTTAAGGTCTGTTTAACAAAAATAGTAATTTATTCATTTAAGCCAAATATTTATTATTTTTTATTTGTACTTTTTTTAGATTCATCAAAATACTTCTTAAAAAAAGCCATCTGATAAACGATTGATCTCGACCAGTATTCCCAATTGTGCCCCCCTTCACTTGTAATAAAAGTATGATTAATGTTGTGGTACATCAATTTATCGTGGAGTGCAACATTAACGCCATAGAAGAAATCCTCTTTTCCACAATCTATTATTAAGCGAAGTCTGTTATTCACTAATTTGGGAATCATATTGATAACAACACGATTATCCCATTCTTGTGGCACATCGGCATAATTCCCAATACGGTCTTTAATTTCCCAGTTTAACGGAAAAGGCCTAAAATCTACTCCGCCGGCTGTACTGCCTGCTGCACCATATGTATCTTGATGCCTAATCGCCAATGACATAGCCCCATGCCCTCCCATGCTCAATCCCGATATTGCTCTTCCACTACGGCTTTTGACCGTAGAATAATGCTGATCCATATATGCAATTAACTCTTTTGACACAAAAGTTTCATACTGATAATTCTTATCGTTCTGCGCATCCCAATACCAGCTTCCATAACCACCATCTGGACATACCACCATATATCCATAGTAATCGGCTAATGTGCTTATGCTGGAGTTTTTCACCCAATTACTGTAATTCCCTGAATATCCATGTAACAAGTAAAGCACTGGATAACTGACTTCCTCCGAATAATTTTGAGGAAGAATGACAACAGTTTTAATCGATTTATTCATTGAGGCACTGGGAATAGACAAGGTATCCACTTTGGCCGCATATGACAACGTACACGAAAAAAAGAAAACAATAGAGGCCAGAAGTATTGCAACGACCTTATTCTCACGGGTAAACCGATTTTCAGCAACATCGCCAATACGAAATCGATCATCTGAATTTGCCGAAATAAATGTAGTGTTTATCATAAATTATAGCGTTTGTTCAAAAAAATAAAGATAGGACTTTAAACCAAATGGGCGTTCACTTATCGTGTAAAATCCGCTTCCCTTACTGTCAAATGTGATGGCTTCTCCCTGTGGCTCCACCTGATAAGGTAAAATAGTGGGCCTTCGCTTAAACACCTGCTCCCAAGATTCCTTAGTTTGCCTCCGCCAGTAGAATATATGTGTAATGTTCTTTACAAGAACTTGAGTCCCTGTCGGATCTATAGCCGCTCCTGTTGCAAAGGTTAAGGGTAATTCGACGACTTTATCCAAAGTAAAATATTGCCGTTTAGTATTATTAAATACTGGAGCACTATAAACAGTCGATCGAAATTCACGTTTAGATATAACATACAACATGTTGTCTATGGGATCTATCATCACCGATTCTGCATCCAAGCGTTGGTGATTGGGAAATTTTAGATAAATTACACGAATTGATTTTTTGGGAATAAGTTCAGGATCTTCCGCCTGGGGCTCAGGAAACACGTAAAGACATACCCATGTTCTTTTTCCGAGATTATTGCCGATATCCGCAAGAACAAGGAAATAGGTGTCACCAATCTTCACCCGATCAATATCCTCGCAATCAACCACAGACATCCCTTCGAGTGTTATTTTTTTTAATAGCTGTGCTTCACGATTAATTAAATAAACATGTGCCCCATCGCCACTATCGTTATGTACCCAAAAATTCCCTAGACCAGTGGCCGGTGTAATACCCGACACTTCTTTCAATTGTGGATCGGTTAGTTCTCCAAGGGCTATTTGTGTTTTAAAATAATCCTTCCTATTTTGGCTATAGACCTGCAGAACTAACAGAAAAAAAATGAAAAGCAGGTATACTTTCACTCGTGCAATATTCATGTTTAAAGATACGTTTTTATTGATATTTACTTTACAGTTTATGAAGAAGTCCTCAATACAGCATTTGTTATTAATGTTTTTAGCGCTCTTATTACCATACCAAAATTTACTTGCCCAACGCTCTTCTTTTCGGTTAAAAGTAAAATCAGGCCTTTCGAAAGCCCCACCTTATCTTGTCAAATACTACAATAGCAATCAGTGGGAGAAATTCTATGCTAAAATTCTCAAGTTTGATTATGACCCAAAATTTGAATACCATATCAAAGTCCTTAAGCACAAAAACGATTCGCATCCACGATATAGCTTGATGAAAATAATCTCCAAATCGCTAATGCAAAATACCGAAGTCCGCATATGGGAGGTTGGAGAAAATTATGTATATGCGCCAAAGCATGAACAAATGAAATGCCTTCAAATAAAATCGGACAAATCGAATAAGTGGGAATATCTAAGTGCACCAATTCATGGTTTTGATTATCAGGAAGGCTACCGCTATCGTGTTCGAGTAAAGAAAACGAAACGAGGAGATACTGATTCTTTTAATTACAGTTTAATTGACATCCTTTCCAAAGAACGTACAAATGAATTGCCCAGTGTAGCGGCCTTTCTAGCTCGGTTTAAATGGAATTTACTTCAATTGAATGGAAAGGATGTGAGCTCAAGTAAGGCGAGTATGGGCTTCGATGCCAAGAATGGTACGATCGAAGGCACGACGGGCTGTAACATTTTTTGGGGCGCATTTCACATTAAAGGCAATAAAATCACCTTTAACCACATAGCAAGTACTATGCGTTCCTGTAATACCATACATATAGAAAATGAGTTCTTCCAAATATTCGAACAAAAGAAAATCCAATTCGATATCGCTGAACAGACTCTAAACTTGTATTATGACGGTAAGCTAGTGATGATGTTTGGGTTGGAGCGAGAATAAAAAACACCCAAAGTCTGGGAAACTTTGGGCGCCTTAGCCATATTATTAACCTATTTTATGAAAAGTATTTATGCCATTCGGAAACGACATAAACAAAATTGTGAAATAAATCGGAAACAATCGAAAGCAGGACTTTATTTTAACAAAATTTTAACAAAGAGGTAGCTTGTGAGACAAATGAGCATAAAATTGATCCATTTTGTTAAATCACTATCAATTGGATTCTGTATCTTTTCCATTTAAAACCATACAATGATTAAAACACTTTTAACATCAACAGCACTACTTTTATCCGCTACAGTTTTTGCTCAAAAGAATCCCGTTATAACTGGAAATTACGCTGATCCTGAAGGCATTGTATACGGGGACAAATATTGGATATTTCCAACCTATTCGGCACCTTATGAAGAGCAGATATTCTTCGATGCCTTTTCATCATCAGATTTAGCTTCTTGGACAAAGCACAGCCGCATTTTGGATAACAGTAACGTAAAATGGGCAAAAAAAGCCATGTGGGCACCCGCAGTATTGGAAAACAAAGGCAAATATTACCTGTTTTTCGGAGCCAATGATGTACATCAGGGTGAGATCGGCGGCATCGGGGTTGCTGTGGCCGAAAAGCCAGAAGGTCCCTATACCGACCTATTGGGCAAACCCTTAATCAACGATATTATCAATGGCGCTCAACCGATAGATCAGTTTGTTTTCAAAGATAAAGACGGAACTTTCTATATGTATTACGGCGGCTGGAAGCATTGCAATATGGTTAAGCTCAAGCCAGATTTCACAGGCTTGCTCCCTTTTGATGATGGTAGCTTTTATAAAGAAATCACCCCTAAAGATTACGTCGAAGGACCATTTATGTTCATAAAAGATGGAAAATATTATTTCATGTGGTCGGAAGGCGGCTGGACAGGCCCCGACTACAAAGTCGCTTATGCCATCGCCGATTCGCCATTTGGGCCTTTTGAGCGCATCGGGACCATATTAGAACGAGATCCCGAAGTCGCTGTTGGAGCCGGACATCATTCGGTTATCAAAGTACCTAATGAGGACAAATATTTTATAGTTTACCACCGTAGACCACTCGGCAAAGATGGAGCTAACGAGCGAGTAACTTGCATAGAAGAAATGAAATTTGACAAAAATGGCCACATCATACCTGTGAAGATGACCTTTACGGGTGTCAAATATCCATTAAAATAGGAAAATACCCGTTTTCACAAACAACAAAAAAAGCCCAGATCAATCGAAATGGGCTTCTTTTTTTACATCAGCAATTACCGCTTAAATGCTAGAAATTGCATTATTTAAAGTTTCAGATGGACGCATTGCTTGTGTTGCCAATTCATCGTTCGGAAAATAATATCCACCGATGTTTTGAGCACGACCTTGCGCAGCGATCAATTCTTCATTGATTTTCGCTTCATTTTCTGTTAACACGTTTGCAACGGTCGCAAATTTCTTAGCTAATTCAGCATCTTTTGTCTGTGTTGCCAAAGCTTGGGTCCAGTATAACGTCAAATAGAAATGTGATCCACGATTATCAATTTGACCAACTCGACGTGCCGGAGATTTATCGTTCGCTAAGAATTTTTCTGTTGCTTCATCCAAGGTCTCCGCCAATACAAGCGCTTTGGGATTATTCTGCGTTTGAGACAAGTGTTCTAACGAAGCACCAAGTGCTAAGAATTCGCCTAATGAATCCCAACGCAAGTAACCTTCTTGAAGAAATTGCTCAACGTGCTTTGGAGCCGAACCACCAGCACCTGTTTCAAATAGACCACCGCCATTCATTAACGGAACAATAGATAACATTTTAGCAGATGTACCAACTTCCAAAATTGGAAATAAATCCGTTAAATAATCACGCAATACGTTACCTGTTACCGAAATCGTATCTTCTCCCTTACGGATACGGTCCAAAGTGAGCTTCGTCGCTTCAATAGGCGATAAGATTCGAATATCTAAACCTGATGTATCAAATTCAGGCAAGTATTTCTCTACTTTTTTGATGATCTCTCTATCATGAGCGCGGTTTTTATCCAACCAGAAAACAGCAGGTGTTTCAGACAAACGAGCACGATTTACAGCCAATTTCACCCAGTCCTGAATCGGTGCGTCTTTGGTCTGACACATACGGAAGATGTCACCAGCATCCACTTTTTGTTCCATAAAAACACCACCTGAAGCGTCTACTACTCGGATGACCCCATTTCCCGCAGCCTGGAAAGTTTTGTCATGTGAACCGTACTCCTCCGCTTTTTGCGCCATCAAACCTACGTTTGGCACAGAACCCATTGTTTTTGGATCTAGAGCACCATGCTCCTTACAGTCTTCAATTGTTGCTTCGTAAACGCCAGCGTAACAACGATCAGGAACCATCGCAATAGTATCTTCTTCTTGACCGTCTTTATTCCACATTTTACCACCAATACGAATCATTGCTGGCATAGAAGCGTCAATAATAACATCAGAAGGCACGTGGAAGTTGGTAATTCCTTTGTCCGAATTAACCATCGCTAAAGCAGGACCGTTTGTAATAGCATCATCAATGGCAGCTTTAACTTCGGCCTCTTTTGAATGACCAGCGATTTTAGCATACACTTCCCCCAATCCGTTGTTTTTGTTAATACCCAACTCCTTAAACAAGTCACCATACTGCGCAAAAACATCTGCAAAGTAAGTTTCCACAATAGCACCAAATATAATCGGGTCAGAAACTTTCATCATTGTGGCCTTTAGGTGCGCAGATAATAATACACCTGCCGCTTTCGCTTCTGCGATAGCATCTGCTACAAACCCTTTCAATGCTTTTAAACTCAAGGTTGAAGAATCAATGACCTCACCAGCTTTTAACGGTGAAAGCCCCTTTAATTCAGTTACTGCACCTTGTTCATCTACAAACTCAATTTTAAATTGACCATCATTTTCAACAGTTACAGATTGCTCGGAACCATAGAAATCACCTGACGTCATCGAAGCAACCTTTGTTTTGGAATCTTTCGCCCAAGCACCCATTTTATGCGGATTTGCTTTTGCATAATTCTTAACTGCTTTAGGCGCGCGGCGATCTGAGTTTCCTTCACGTAATACGGGATTCACAGCAGAACCTAATACTTTCGCATACTTAGCTTTTGCTGATTTTTCCTCGTCTGTTGTTGCTTCATCCGGATAATTGGGAACAGCGTACCCTGCTTGCTGTAGTTCAGCGATAGCACCTTTCAACTGCGGAATTGAAGCGGAGATATTGGGTAATTTAATGATGTTTGCCTCAGGAGTCGTTGCCAACTGCCCTAACTCGGCCAATGCATCACCAATTCTTTGATCTTCTTTTAAAAATTCTGGAAAGCTAGCAAGAATACGGCCTGCTAAGGAGATATCTCTCAATTCAACATCGATATCAGCTGTAGCTGTAATCGCTTGAACAATAGGCAAAAACGAATAAGTCGCTAATAAAGGAGCTTCATCTGTTTTTGTCCAAACAATTTTTGATTTGTTTGACATAGTAATCTATTAGAAATATGTTTAATTTTTAATGCTATGTGAATTCTCTGAAAAATCTGAATTTCTCAAAAATTCGCCTAAAGATAACAATTAATGCCATATTTAACGAGAAATCGCACCCCTTTTGACAATAAAATTGTGAAAATAAATATATTTTGGCAATACAGAATAAGTCGCCCCTCCTCTGCCCAAAAGTATTTCCTCTTGACATTTCAGTGACCAGATACTACAGGCGAAACCCTATTTTAGCTTCAATCAAAAACAAAACAGACTATGAAATCAATTCAATTGAACAATGGAACTGAAATTCCATCCATTGGCTTTGGAACATGGCAAATTCCAGATGGAGATGAAGCTTATCAGGCAGTCAGAGAAGCACTTGACGCTGGCTATACACATATTGATACCGCAGCTATTTATGGAAATGAAAAGAGTATTGGAAAGGCGATAAAAGACAGCGGGATCGACCGCCATTCGTTATTTGTTACCACAAAGCTCTGGAACACTGAGCGCGGATACGACAAAACGATTGCAGCTTTTGAAAAATCGCTAAATGATCTACAAATGAACTATGTCGACCTTTACCTGATCCATTGGCCAGCCAATGAGACACAATTTGAGCATTGGGCCAAAATCAATGCCGATACATGGCGAGCCTTTGAAGATTTATATGAAAAAGGGAAGGTAAAAGCCATTGGCGTAAGTAATTTTCCAAAAGACTACCTTGAAAAATTATTGGAGACAGCCAAAGTAGTACCTGCCGTGAACCAAATTGAATTTCATCCGGGCTATCTTCAGAAGGATACTGTAGCGCTATGTCAGTCCAATGGCATTCTCGTTGAGGCTTGGTCGCCGCTCGGTTCTGGAAGAATATTGCAGGATGAAACACTACTTGAACTGGCAAAAGAAAAAAATACGAGTGTTGGACAAATCTGTATTAAATTTGCGCTGTCTCAAGGAATCTTACCCCTGCCAAAATCGACCAATCCAGATAATATAAAGAGAAATTTAGTGATCGACAGTTTCGATCTGACAGAAGACGATATCGAAACTATTCGCTCATTGCCAGAAATTGGATTTTCTGGATCGAATCCTAAAACAGTCGCCTTTTAACTTCACAAAGGGTCCTTTGCTGGATTCGCTCCATGCGACATCCAGTAAGGGTTATACAATTATTTACTTATCTCGATAATCTCGAAAGGCACCTTTTGAAGTGGATAATCTTGATTGTCCGTTTTTAGCTGGCTGATTTTCATGATTACCCCAAAACCTTCATAAATTTCACCAAAAACAGTAAAATCGTGATCCAGTCTCGGCTGCCCACCCTTGGCAAGGTACTCTTTCCTTTGTGCAGCAGTATATTTTATACCTTTCTTTAATTCCAAATTATGGAGTTCCGCTGCTGTAATTTTCTTCCCGACAACAAAATAGATCTGATTTAAAAAAGATGCCTTTTCAGGGTTCCCGTCGCGTCCGGCGCCAAGTGCTCCCATTTTATGAAAAGCACGATCGTCAAATTCCGCCGCCAGTCGCGGCTGTTGATGAAGAGGATCTGCAGCCTCACGTTTTGCAATATCTACATCATGCTCTCCGCCCTGAACAACAAAATTTTCGATAATCCGATTAAATAAAGCGTCGTGATAGACATGATCTCGAATTGAGCGCAACATTAAATCACGATGATGAGGTGTATAGTCATAAAGAACAGCTTTAAAATTACCGAATTCGGTCTTAAAAAGCAGATGTTTTGACTGTGCATAACCATTGAATACAGTAATCAAGACAAAATATAGCGTGATTTGAACTTTCCTTATCGCTTTCATAAAACAGTTTTTTAATTTGTATAAAAATACATTAAATTTAGTTTTGCGAAAGCCAAATTCGAACAGTTTTCTCTATGTCTCGTAACAAAAATAGCACACGATTTATCCTAAAGTTTCCTCACTCCAAAAACTTGCGAGCCAAGCTTGCAATTAAAATTTGCAAATAAGCAAAAATTTATCTTAGTTTATAGGAAACTTATTCAATACTATGCAGTATACACCAAATCCAGACCGATACCATAATATGATCTATAACCGCTGCGGCCAATCCGGCCTTTTATTGCCAGCAATATCTTTAGGCATGTGGCATAATTTCGGAGACGACACTCCGCATCAAACCAAAGTAGATATCTGTACGACGGCATTTGACCTCGGCATTACGCATTTCGATCTTGCAAACAATTATGGACCACCTGCTGGAAGTGCTGAAAAAGCCTTTGGACGAATTTTACATGAACAATTTCACGGCCTACGGGACGAAATCATCATTTCATCAAAAGCAGGTTATCACATGTGGAGTGGACCATATGGAGAATGGGGTAGCCGTAAATATCTAATCTCAAGCTGCGAACAATCACTTAAACGACTGGGTATCGACTACGTTGATATCTTCTATTCCCATCGTTTCGACCCTAACACCCCATTAGAAGAAACCATGTTGGCGCTGGATCATTTGGTCCGTAGCGGAAAAGCGCTTTATGTAGGTATTTCATCTTATAATTCCCAAAGGACTAAGGAAGCTTATGCGATCCTAAAATCATTAGGGACACCCTTCATTATTCACCAGCCCAGCTATTCCATGCTTAATAGATGGGTAGAAACTGACGGCTTACTTGATACCTTGGAGTCGATTGGAATTGGCTCTATTGTATTTTCGCCACTTGCGCAAGGCATGCTCACCGACAAATACTTGCATGAAGTCCCTCAAGACAGTCGTGCTTCGCAATCTAAATCACTTCATAAAAAATTCCTAAATGAAGAGAATCAAAAAAATATCCTTTCTTTACATGCTATCGCACAGCGTAGAGGACAATCTTTGGCGCAAATGGCTATCGCTTGGGTCCTACGTAAGAAACAGGTAACATCTGCGCTGATCGGTGCATCAAAACCGCAGCAAGTTAAAGATTGTGTAGCTGCACTAAAAAATTTGTTTTTTAGTCAAGACGAGATTCAAGAAATTGATCTCTATGCAAAAGACGGTCATATTAACATCTGGGCACAATCCGCAGAGATTGATCAAGAACGATAAATCAACACTGAGAAAAGTATTGAAAAGATAAAGAGCCCAATTAGAAATGGGCTCTTTTTATGATTCGCCCATTTTTTTCAATATCTTTCCAAAAGTATTTATATTACGGCTTGTCAATTTATTTTTTAAATTCTTTTTCCCCAACACATTTTCAAACGCCGAACCCAATGTATTCCCTTTGGGTACTTGCCAATAAAAAATAGCATGAACTATTTCAGCGTTCTCCCCTGGCAAATGGATTATATTGTTGAATCCGTCCATCAATATCCTTTCGATGCCGTAGAGTCCAACAAAAGCATATACATTACAATCGTCAGGCATGTCGAAAGGAGTATTTTTCTCGAGCAAACACACTTCTTCCTTTGACCGGATAAACAAGGATGCATTATAGAATAAATGTGTCGACATGCATTTTTCCATTAACCGCTTCATCCGCCATCTTCATAGTAGTTCATTTCACATTCACTCCAAGTAGAGAAGCACAGTATCTCATTTCTTTAAATTAATCAATTAATTCCTTCATTGGATCCCAGAAAAACTTTTTAAAATCCTTAACTCGAGAATTCTGTACAACGAGTCCTTCCGATTCCAAACGTTCCTGAAATCCAGGCACTGCTAGCACCCCGCCACTTGAAATCACTCGGTGGGCCGGAACATCGGCCGGGCATCCACCCATTGCCTTGCCAACATGCCGCGAATGATTGGGATAACCTAAGGCCTTGGCAATCGTCCCATAGGTGGTAACCCGTCCCTGTGGAATCAGTTTAGCCAATTCATATACTTGTTTTTTGAATTTCTCCTCCATACTAACGCCCTTTTTAGTAACCCAAATATTAATATGGAGAGTCAGACGACAGCGCTCTATATACGACACATCAATCATTTCGCCAAAACTTTTGATATGATCCTAATGATCCCCAATTCTTATAAGATTTGAAAATATTCGGCAATACATGATAGTAATATACATAAAAAGCCCCTCTATATTAAATAAAGGAGCTCTTTAGTACGCCAATCAGGATTCGAACCTGAGACCGTCGGTTTAGAAAACCGATGCTCTATCCAGCTGAGCTATTGGCGCGTTTCTTTTGGTAATGCAAAAGTAGACATTTGCTTCATATTTCCAAAATATCACTTCGATTTTTTTGTGGTTTGTCAATAACTAGTTGCATTTCAACAAGATTATTTTATTGATGTAGGTCAAACAAAATAAATAAAACAGCTGTTACCTTTGTGTTATTAAACAAATAATAAAAACATAAAATTATGGCACAAGGAAAATGGGAATTAGACGCAGCACATAGCGAGATAGAATTCAAGGTAAAACACATGATGATCACAAACGTTAAAGGGAACTTTGACATTTTTAAAATAGAGGTTGATGCAGCTGGAGAAGATTTTAAAAATGCGCTTGCGAAAGTTGTTATTGATACGGCATCTATCAACACGCGTAATGAACAACGCGATGG
The genomic region above belongs to Sphingobacterium zeae and contains:
- a CDS encoding alpha/beta hydrolase; translated protein: MINTTFISANSDDRFRIGDVAENRFTRENKVVAILLASIVFFFSCTLSYAAKVDTLSIPSASMNKSIKTVVILPQNYSEEVSYPVLYLLHGYSGNYSNWVKNSSISTLADYYGYMVVCPDGGYGSWYWDAQNDKNYQYETFVSKELIAYMDQHYSTVKSRSGRAISGLSMGGHGAMSLAIRHQDTYGAAGSTAGGVDFRPFPLNWEIKDRIGNYADVPQEWDNRVVINMIPKLVNNRLRLIIDCGKEDFFYGVNVALHDKLMYHNINHTFITSEGGHNWEYWSRSIVYQMAFFKKYFDESKKSTNKK
- a CDS encoding DUF4377 domain-containing protein, whose translation is MKKSSIQHLLLMFLALLLPYQNLLAQRSSFRLKVKSGLSKAPPYLVKYYNSNQWEKFYAKILKFDYDPKFEYHIKVLKHKNDSHPRYSLMKIISKSLMQNTEVRIWEVGENYVYAPKHEQMKCLQIKSDKSNKWEYLSAPIHGFDYQEGYRYRVRVKKTKRGDTDSFNYSLIDILSKERTNELPSVAAFLARFKWNLLQLNGKDVSSSKASMGFDAKNGTIEGTTGCNIFWGAFHIKGNKITFNHIASTMRSCNTIHIENEFFQIFEQKKIQFDIAEQTLNLYYDGKLVMMFGLERE
- a CDS encoding glycoside hydrolase family 43 protein, whose protein sequence is MIKTLLTSTALLLSATVFAQKNPVITGNYADPEGIVYGDKYWIFPTYSAPYEEQIFFDAFSSSDLASWTKHSRILDNSNVKWAKKAMWAPAVLENKGKYYLFFGANDVHQGEIGGIGVAVAEKPEGPYTDLLGKPLINDIINGAQPIDQFVFKDKDGTFYMYYGGWKHCNMVKLKPDFTGLLPFDDGSFYKEITPKDYVEGPFMFIKDGKYYFMWSEGGWTGPDYKVAYAIADSPFGPFERIGTILERDPEVAVGAGHHSVIKVPNEDKYFIVYHRRPLGKDGANERVTCIEEMKFDKNGHIIPVKMTFTGVKYPLK
- a CDS encoding NADP-dependent isocitrate dehydrogenase, with product MSNKSKIVWTKTDEAPLLATYSFLPIVQAITATADIDVELRDISLAGRILASFPEFLKEDQRIGDALAELGQLATTPEANIIKLPNISASIPQLKGAIAELQQAGYAVPNYPDEATTDEEKSAKAKYAKVLGSAVNPVLREGNSDRRAPKAVKNYAKANPHKMGAWAKDSKTKVASMTSGDFYGSEQSVTVENDGQFKIEFVDEQGAVTELKGLSPLKAGEVIDSSTLSLKALKGFVADAIAEAKAAGVLLSAHLKATMMKVSDPIIFGAIVETYFADVFAQYGDLFKELGINKNNGLGEVYAKIAGHSKEAEVKAAIDDAITNGPALAMVNSDKGITNFHVPSDVIIDASMPAMIRIGGKMWNKDGQEEDTIAMVPDRCYAGVYEATIEDCKEHGALDPKTMGSVPNVGLMAQKAEEYGSHDKTFQAAGNGVIRVVDASGGVFMEQKVDAGDIFRMCQTKDAPIQDWVKLAVNRARLSETPAVFWLDKNRAHDREIIKKVEKYLPEFDTSGLDIRILSPIEATKLTLDRIRKGEDTISVTGNVLRDYLTDLFPILEVGTSAKMLSIVPLMNGGGLFETGAGGSAPKHVEQFLQEGYLRWDSLGEFLALGASLEHLSQTQNNPKALVLAETLDEATEKFLANDKSPARRVGQIDNRGSHFYLTLYWTQALATQTKDAELAKKFATVANVLTENEAKINEELIAAQGRAQNIGGYYFPNDELATQAMRPSETLNNAISSI
- a CDS encoding aldo/keto reductase; translated protein: MKSIQLNNGTEIPSIGFGTWQIPDGDEAYQAVREALDAGYTHIDTAAIYGNEKSIGKAIKDSGIDRHSLFVTTKLWNTERGYDKTIAAFEKSLNDLQMNYVDLYLIHWPANETQFEHWAKINADTWRAFEDLYEKGKVKAIGVSNFPKDYLEKLLETAKVVPAVNQIEFHPGYLQKDTVALCQSNGILVEAWSPLGSGRILQDETLLELAKEKNTSVGQICIKFALSQGILPLPKSTNPDNIKRNLVIDSFDLTEDDIETIRSLPEIGFSGSNPKTVAF
- a CDS encoding peptidylprolyl isomerase; amino-acid sequence: MKAIRKVQITLYFVLITVFNGYAQSKHLLFKTEFGNFKAVLYDYTPHHRDLMLRSIRDHVYHDALFNRIIENFVVQGGEHDVDIAKREAADPLHQQPRLAAEFDDRAFHKMGALGAGRDGNPEKASFLNQIYFVVGKKITAAELHNLELKKGIKYTAAQRKEYLAKGGQPRLDHDFTVFGEIYEGFGVIMKISQLKTDNQDYPLQKVPFEIIEISK
- the mgrA gene encoding L-glyceraldehyde 3-phosphate reductase, with the protein product MQYTPNPDRYHNMIYNRCGQSGLLLPAISLGMWHNFGDDTPHQTKVDICTTAFDLGITHFDLANNYGPPAGSAEKAFGRILHEQFHGLRDEIIISSKAGYHMWSGPYGEWGSRKYLISSCEQSLKRLGIDYVDIFYSHRFDPNTPLEETMLALDHLVRSGKALYVGISSYNSQRTKEAYAILKSLGTPFIIHQPSYSMLNRWVETDGLLDTLESIGIGSIVFSPLAQGMLTDKYLHEVPQDSRASQSKSLHKKFLNEENQKNILSLHAIAQRRGQSLAQMAIAWVLRKKQVTSALIGASKPQQVKDCVAALKNLFFSQDEIQEIDLYAKDGHINIWAQSAEIDQER
- a CDS encoding MGMT family protein encodes the protein MEEKFKKQVYELAKLIPQGRVTTYGTIAKALGYPNHSRHVGKAMGGCPADVPAHRVISSGGVLAVPGFQERLESEGLVVQNSRVKDFKKFFWDPMKELID